From a region of the Rhodococcus opacus B4 genome:
- a CDS encoding IS5 family transposase (programmed frameshift), producing MADVVDRFEVLTDKQWELLALLLPSSDGLRGRKFRNNRVVVEGMLYRLRTGLPWRDLPSHFGPWKTVWKRHRRYAGDGTWDRVLTALVAMADAGGNLDWAVSVDSTVVRVHQHGANAARHTGGSTNYTNLGDEPADHGIGRSRGGLTSKAHLACDGHGRPLSVLVGPGQAGDSPMFAHVLEGICVPRLAGGAHRTRPDEVRADKAYSSRANRELLRSRGIKAVIPEKTDQAANRVNKGRAGGRPPNFDPESYKGRNVVERAFNKAKQWRAVATRYDKLALTYRAGFLLAGIVEWLKLLGDMP from the exons GTGGCAGACGTTGTTGATCGGTTTGAGGTGTTGACGGACAAGCAGTGGGAGTTGCTCGCGCTGCTGTTGCCCAGTTCCGATGGGCTCCGGGGGCGGAAGTTCCGGAACAATCGTGTGGTGGTCGAGGGGATGCTGTATCGACTGCGGACCGGGTTGCCCTGGCGAGATCTCCCGTCGCATTTCGGGCCGTGGAAGACGGTGTGGAAGCGACATCGCCGCTACGCCGGAGACGGAACCTGGGATCGGGTGCTGACGGCTCTGGTCGCGATGGCCGACGCCGGCGGGAACCTGGACTGGGCGGTCTCTGTCGATTCCACAGTGGTCCGGGTCCATCAGCACGGTGCGAACGCCGCCCGCCACACAGGGGGATCTACC AATTACACGAACCTCGGTGACGAGCCTGCCGATCACGGCATCGGCCGGTCGAGGGGCGGATTGACCAGCAAGGCGCACCTGGCGTGCGACGGTCACGGGCGCCCGCTGTCGGTGCTGGTCGGCCCAGGCCAAGCCGGTGACAGTCCGATGTTCGCCCACGTGCTGGAGGGCATCTGCGTGCCGCGGCTCGCGGGCGGAGCGCACCGCACGCGCCCCGACGAGGTCCGGGCCGACAAGGCGTACTCATCACGGGCAAACCGGGAACTGCTGCGCAGCAGAGGCATCAAGGCGGTGATCCCCGAGAAGACCGATCAGGCAGCGAACCGGGTGAACAAGGGCCGCGCGGGCGGGCGGCCACCGAACTTCGACCCGGAGTCCTACAAGGGGCGCAACGTGGTCGAACGGGCCTTCAACAAGGCGAAACAGTGGCGTGCGGTGGCCACTCGCTACGACAAACTCGCCCTCACCTACCGCGCCGGATTCCTGCTCGCCGGCATCGTCGAGTGGCTCAAGTTATTGGGAGACATGCCCTAG
- a CDS encoding helicase associated domain-containing protein has translation MRANRSSASPLQLYAAFRRHHPRIVVPVDYVTECGFRLGLWQDRQRVARMLGTLPPQRIAQLDAIGFVWSDDDLPLPAVSPADGKRRRMLSEIAAYREEHGDALVPANYVTADGEQVGQWLYQAVKKWRANALPDDERRPLAALGVSPGPRPRGPRMSAQPVG, from the coding sequence ATGCGGGCAAACCGGTCCTCAGCCTCACCTCTGCAGCTCTACGCTGCGTTTCGCCGCCATCACCCCCGAATCGTGGTGCCCGTCGACTATGTCACCGAATGCGGTTTTCGACTGGGACTTTGGCAGGACCGCCAGCGGGTTGCCCGTATGCTCGGCACCCTTCCGCCCCAACGCATTGCGCAACTCGATGCGATCGGGTTCGTGTGGAGTGATGACGATCTTCCACTTCCTGCCGTGTCACCGGCCGACGGCAAGCGGCGACGGATGCTTTCCGAAATTGCCGCCTACCGCGAAGAGCACGGCGACGCACTCGTTCCCGCGAACTATGTCACTGCCGACGGTGAACAGGTAGGCCAGTGGCTCTACCAGGCGGTGAAGAAGTGGCGAGCCAACGCATTGCCCGACGACGAGAGGCGTCCACTTGCGGCCCTCGGGGTCTCCCCCGGACCACGCCCACGGGGGCCGCGAATGTCAGCACAGCCTGTGGGATAA
- a CDS encoding helix-turn-helix domain-containing protein — protein MPTALQVRRADTAEVIGNALAHKAKGLGFRRIAERMGRPESTVRRWLRRTTGEHVQWLHRRGTERLGLVAREAFCTIRYVGNPLGDALCVLSAAAVEDRRRFGFPDPPWDLIGIYTQGRLLSPPRSG, from the coding sequence TTGCCCACCGCCCTGCAGGTGCGCCGGGCCGACACCGCCGAGGTGATCGGGAATGCGTTGGCCCACAAGGCGAAAGGCCTGGGGTTCCGGAGGATCGCCGAGCGGATGGGCCGCCCGGAATCGACCGTGCGCCGCTGGCTACGTCGCACTACCGGTGAGCATGTGCAGTGGCTACATCGCCGGGGTACCGAGCGGCTGGGCCTCGTCGCCCGCGAGGCGTTCTGCACCATCCGGTACGTCGGGAATCCGCTCGGGGACGCACTGTGCGTCCTGTCGGCGGCCGCGGTCGAGGATCGTCGCCGCTTCGGGTTCCCCGATCCACCGTGGGACCTGATCGGGATCTACACACAGGGACGTCTGCTGTCCCCACCCCGCAGCGGCTGA
- a CDS encoding ATP-binding protein, with protein MDPALNPFKPGSGLRPPALEGRDQERQEFDLLVARSKRGNYDRGMVLSGLRGVGKTTLLNNLAEHAERQGWLAITIEARPNEAGIAAVRARLGYELAVGLRRFSRKHQLHKVIDDLVSLARGFTLGVGLGPAKIEIALGGRAASGDIDLDLEELVEAISDVMRKKGAAFGLFIDEMQDLDPDLLGALLAVQHRASQREWPFFVIGAGLPSLPAVLADSRSYAERQFSYRTIGPLSPADAADALRVPVEAHGGAFTPDALEILVEASGGYPYFLQEFGKAIWHTAPTSPFDAEDAHTAVEEGRRALDDGFFPSRWIRATDRERRYLRAIAEAGEPTPRSGKVAAAMGVATTAVSDVRDSAIKKGLVWSPEHGRIAFTVPGMADFIRRQPTA; from the coding sequence ATGGATCCTGCGCTGAACCCGTTCAAACCCGGCTCGGGCCTGCGACCCCCGGCTCTGGAGGGCCGGGACCAGGAGCGCCAGGAGTTCGATCTGCTCGTCGCCCGCAGCAAGCGAGGCAACTATGACCGCGGGATGGTGCTCTCCGGGCTCCGCGGGGTCGGCAAGACCACCCTGCTCAACAACCTGGCCGAGCACGCCGAGCGGCAGGGATGGTTGGCGATCACCATCGAGGCCAGACCGAACGAGGCCGGGATCGCCGCGGTCCGCGCCCGCCTCGGCTACGAACTCGCCGTCGGTCTGCGCCGCTTCAGCCGCAAACACCAGCTGCACAAGGTCATCGACGATCTCGTCTCCCTCGCGAGGGGTTTCACCCTCGGTGTCGGCCTGGGCCCGGCCAAGATCGAAATCGCCCTCGGTGGGCGTGCCGCCAGCGGCGACATCGACCTCGACCTCGAGGAGTTGGTCGAAGCGATCAGCGACGTCATGCGCAAGAAGGGTGCCGCGTTCGGACTGTTCATCGACGAAATGCAGGACCTCGACCCTGATTTGCTCGGTGCCTTGCTCGCGGTGCAGCACCGTGCCAGCCAACGTGAATGGCCGTTCTTCGTCATCGGTGCCGGTCTGCCCAGCCTACCGGCGGTGCTCGCCGACAGCCGCTCCTACGCCGAACGGCAATTCTCCTACCGGACCATCGGCCCGCTCTCCCCGGCCGATGCCGCCGACGCGCTCCGGGTCCCGGTCGAGGCGCACGGGGGTGCGTTCACCCCGGACGCGCTCGAGATCCTTGTCGAAGCCAGCGGCGGCTACCCGTACTTCCTGCAAGAGTTCGGCAAGGCGATCTGGCACACCGCCCCCACCTCCCCATTCGATGCCGAGGACGCCCACACCGCGGTCGAAGAGGGCCGTCGAGCACTCGATGACGGGTTCTTTCCGTCTCGGTGGATCCGGGCCACCGATCGGGAGCGCCGGTACCTGCGCGCCATCGCGGAAGCCGGGGAGCCCACTCCTCGGTCCGGGAAGGTCGCCGCAGCCATGGGGGTGGCGACGACCGCGGTCAGTGATGTCCGTGATTCCGCCATCAAGAAGGGCCTCGTCTGGTCTCCCGAGCACGGTCGCATCGCGTTCACCGTCCCGGGAATGGCCGACTTCATTCGACGCCAGCCCACCGCCTGA
- a CDS encoding TnsA-like heteromeric transposase endonuclease subunit: MVVDLDPRPTSVVANVRRSADGVECEADWDALVPESLVGAAAPWRTFRWYHGQKHYSGAYWSSTEQALVIYESRLELARLLLADFDRSVRRILAQPFLLEADVAGARRRHVPDYLLLSDDGPVVVDVKPAWRLAKPEVMQTFAWTRQVVESRGWRYQIASEPAETELSNVRFLAGYRRDWLFDDDLLADLRSVDLDGATLGEAVRCLSDRPEPVMRSTVLHLLWRHHFTVDLSKTLSSDSVLGERS; the protein is encoded by the coding sequence ATGGTCGTTGATCTTGATCCACGCCCGACATCGGTTGTGGCGAACGTCCGCCGCAGCGCCGATGGTGTTGAATGCGAGGCTGATTGGGACGCCCTAGTGCCGGAGTCGCTGGTCGGCGCCGCTGCGCCGTGGCGAACGTTCCGCTGGTATCACGGTCAGAAGCACTATTCCGGTGCGTATTGGTCCAGCACGGAGCAAGCGTTGGTGATCTACGAGTCGCGGCTGGAGTTGGCTCGACTGCTATTGGCAGATTTCGATCGCTCGGTGCGGCGCATTCTCGCTCAGCCGTTCCTGCTCGAAGCCGACGTGGCGGGCGCGCGACGACGGCACGTGCCGGACTATCTGCTGCTGAGCGACGATGGTCCGGTTGTTGTTGACGTGAAACCCGCTTGGCGACTGGCGAAACCGGAGGTCATGCAGACGTTTGCGTGGACGCGGCAGGTGGTGGAGTCACGTGGATGGCGGTACCAGATTGCCAGCGAACCGGCGGAGACAGAATTGAGCAATGTCCGATTCCTCGCCGGGTATCGCCGTGACTGGCTGTTCGACGACGACTTGCTGGCGGATCTGCGTTCGGTCGACTTGGACGGCGCCACGCTCGGTGAGGCCGTCCGATGCCTGTCCGACCGGCCGGAACCTGTCATGCGATCGACTGTCCTGCACTTATTGTGGCGACACCATTTCACGGTCGACTTGAGCAAGACCCTGAGTTCGGACAGCGTGCTGGGAGAGCGTTCGTGA
- a CDS encoding DDE-type integrase/transposase/recombinase, translating to MSGAGVRVGVGTRFLYDGETVEVVEMVSTASGNEVVVKDATGRQYRRFALKELLACERARVIPDSPGPASDDDQEVASVVLAQLTTTEQEQLTARAAHVREVLTGYRSGNPLIAGPGEPRPQYSENVALSDRYAAKAAELGVGVRTIERWAGKFQKAGEAGLAVRRDPSSVSSTRTDDRWVETALEVMVEHTDQSRPSRTMVIERANARAVARFGADVVRLPSRATAFRVLEELERRHPTFRLSTKRNRDIAARPDEPYGKLRPTRPGEYLLMDTTRLDVFALDPVTLRWVQAELTVGMDWYTRCIVGIRLTPVSTKAVDAAATLYQAFRPRPAGKDWPAHAVWPEHGIPRSLLVDASAIDGPIAGAASPALAPETIVIDHGKIYVSEHLTSVCQRMGISIQPARLRTGRDKGPVERFFRTIREDLLQALPGYKGPDVHSRGVAPESEAFFYLDELEAIIREWVAVVYHHRPHESLLDPHLPSVKMSPAVMFEHGIARAGYIEVPRDPDLGYEFLKVEWRTLQHYGFEVHGRRYHGDLPPGCRDGASPYPDRGKGKGRWWPLHVDPDDVTRVYLRDPTSRRWYPLEWEHARSMQMPLSEDALAFARRLAKAKYTYPDDRIAVADLLERWNLGLGSSMTERRMALRMAREDTALDLDPDEPTDATGPPSVTRHDATAPVYAAQDGKDIGDDDAEDELNRPDDGDDFYADALEYL from the coding sequence GTGAGCGGCGCGGGTGTGCGAGTCGGCGTCGGGACTCGGTTCCTCTACGACGGCGAAACCGTCGAGGTAGTGGAGATGGTGTCGACCGCTTCCGGGAACGAGGTCGTCGTCAAGGACGCGACCGGCCGGCAGTATCGACGCTTCGCGCTGAAGGAACTCCTGGCGTGCGAACGCGCCAGGGTGATCCCGGACAGCCCCGGCCCGGCGAGCGACGATGATCAGGAAGTCGCCAGCGTAGTCCTGGCCCAGCTGACCACGACCGAGCAGGAGCAACTCACCGCGCGAGCAGCCCATGTGCGCGAGGTACTTACCGGATATCGATCCGGAAACCCGCTGATCGCCGGCCCCGGCGAGCCTCGCCCCCAATACAGCGAGAATGTCGCGTTGTCGGACCGGTATGCCGCGAAGGCCGCCGAGTTAGGGGTCGGAGTTCGCACGATCGAGCGCTGGGCCGGCAAGTTCCAGAAGGCCGGCGAGGCCGGGCTGGCGGTGCGGCGCGACCCTTCGTCAGTGAGTTCGACGAGAACCGATGACCGGTGGGTGGAGACGGCCCTGGAAGTGATGGTCGAGCACACCGATCAGTCGCGGCCGTCGCGGACGATGGTGATCGAGCGTGCGAATGCCCGGGCGGTCGCCCGGTTCGGGGCGGACGTGGTGCGGCTGCCCTCGCGGGCAACGGCGTTTCGGGTGCTCGAGGAGTTGGAACGGCGGCATCCGACGTTCCGGCTGAGCACCAAACGCAATCGGGATATCGCGGCCCGACCGGACGAGCCGTACGGGAAGCTGCGCCCGACCCGACCAGGTGAGTACCTGCTGATGGACACCACCCGGCTGGACGTGTTCGCCCTGGATCCGGTGACATTGCGCTGGGTGCAGGCCGAGCTGACCGTGGGAATGGACTGGTACACCCGCTGTATCGTCGGTATCCGGCTGACGCCGGTGTCGACGAAGGCGGTGGACGCCGCCGCCACGTTGTATCAGGCGTTCCGGCCGCGACCGGCGGGCAAGGACTGGCCCGCGCATGCAGTGTGGCCCGAGCACGGCATTCCCCGGTCCCTGCTGGTCGACGCCTCGGCGATCGACGGTCCGATCGCCGGGGCGGCGAGTCCGGCGCTGGCGCCGGAGACCATCGTGATCGATCACGGCAAGATTTACGTCTCCGAGCATCTGACCAGTGTGTGTCAGCGGATGGGGATCTCGATCCAGCCGGCCCGGTTGCGGACCGGCCGCGACAAGGGGCCGGTCGAGCGGTTCTTCCGCACCATTCGGGAGGACCTGTTGCAGGCTTTGCCCGGGTACAAGGGACCGGACGTGCACTCGCGGGGGGTGGCGCCGGAGTCGGAGGCATTCTTCTACCTCGACGAGTTGGAGGCGATCATCCGGGAGTGGGTGGCGGTGGTGTATCACCACCGGCCGCACGAGAGCCTGCTCGATCCGCATCTGCCGTCGGTGAAGATGTCGCCGGCGGTGATGTTCGAGCACGGCATCGCCCGCGCCGGCTACATCGAGGTGCCCCGCGATCCGGACCTGGGATACGAGTTCCTCAAGGTGGAGTGGCGCACCCTCCAGCACTACGGTTTCGAGGTGCACGGTCGCCGCTACCACGGCGATCTGCCGCCCGGGTGCCGCGACGGTGCCAGCCCGTACCCGGACCGGGGAAAGGGCAAGGGCCGGTGGTGGCCGCTGCATGTCGACCCGGACGACGTCACCCGGGTCTATCTGCGGGATCCGACCTCGCGGCGGTGGTATCCGCTCGAGTGGGAGCACGCCCGGTCGATGCAGATGCCGCTGAGTGAGGACGCTTTGGCGTTCGCGCGCCGGTTGGCGAAGGCGAAGTACACCTACCCCGACGACCGGATCGCGGTCGCCGACCTGCTCGAGCGCTGGAACCTCGGCCTCGGGTCGAGCATGACCGAGCGCCGCATGGCGTTGCGTATGGCACGTGAGGACACCGCGCTCGACCTCGACCCGGACGAACCGACCGACGCGACCGGACCGCCATCAGTGACGCGTCACGACGCGACGGCGCCGGTCTACGCCGCGCAGGACGGCAAGGACATCGGTGACGACGACGCCGAGGACGAGCTGAACCGACCCGACGACGGCGACGATTTCTACGCGGATGCGCTGGAGTACCTGTGA
- a CDS encoding TniB family NTP-binding protein: MTIALIRQRLQDCAPLGNVALSRKEGWREFADAPALVAPAVLTRTQLQALSADDAEVYNHFRQLWHANLGPIRTPQLTALHEQLSTVVDSNLQFGDKAKGAVAIDAYPGLGKTTSVLAFAKAFHRREIRIKGTHTRDGHQRWPVCRVGLTGNTGLKEFNRAMLEFYAHPGTTRGTSADLSRRALDCVTSCETRLLVVDDLHFLRMHATSGVEISNHFKYIANEFPVTVVFVGVKLAERGLFAEAQTARRTTLVGMQPFLIDTDTGRREWRTMLLAIEQGLVLADKYPGMLADDLSDYLFTRSTGHIGSLMVLINRGCHRAVVTGRERLDAGVLDGVSNDEDAETARRELAAALEARRITTRPTRRRR; the protein is encoded by the coding sequence GTGACGATCGCGCTGATCCGGCAGCGTCTGCAGGACTGCGCGCCGCTGGGTAATGTGGCGCTCTCCCGTAAGGAGGGGTGGCGGGAGTTCGCCGACGCGCCCGCTCTGGTCGCGCCGGCGGTGTTGACCCGCACGCAGCTGCAGGCGTTGAGCGCGGACGACGCCGAGGTCTACAACCATTTCCGGCAGCTGTGGCACGCGAATCTGGGGCCGATCCGGACGCCGCAACTGACCGCGTTGCACGAGCAGCTCTCGACCGTGGTCGACAGCAACCTCCAGTTCGGCGACAAGGCCAAGGGGGCGGTCGCGATCGACGCCTATCCCGGCCTGGGCAAGACGACGTCGGTGTTGGCGTTCGCCAAGGCGTTTCATCGCCGCGAGATCCGGATCAAGGGCACCCACACCCGCGACGGGCACCAGCGGTGGCCGGTGTGCCGGGTCGGGTTGACCGGCAACACCGGCCTCAAGGAGTTCAACCGGGCGATGCTCGAGTTCTACGCCCACCCCGGGACCACCCGCGGCACCAGCGCCGACCTGTCCCGCCGCGCCCTGGACTGCGTGACATCATGTGAGACAAGACTTTTGGTGGTCGATGATCTGCATTTCCTGCGCATGCACGCCACCAGCGGCGTCGAGATCAGCAACCACTTCAAGTACATCGCCAACGAGTTCCCGGTCACCGTGGTCTTTGTCGGGGTGAAGCTGGCCGAACGCGGCCTGTTCGCCGAGGCGCAGACAGCGCGGCGCACCACGTTGGTGGGGATGCAGCCGTTCCTCATCGACACCGACACCGGCCGCCGCGAATGGCGGACCATGCTGCTGGCGATCGAACAGGGACTGGTGCTCGCCGACAAATATCCCGGCATGCTCGCCGACGACCTCTCGGACTACCTGTTCACCCGCAGCACCGGCCACATTGGGTCGCTGATGGTGCTGATCAACCGCGGCTGTCACCGCGCCGTCGTCACCGGCCGTGAGCGCCTCGACGCCGGCGTATTGGACGGGGTGAGCAACGACGAGGACGCCGAGACCGCGCGGCGAGAACTCGCGGCCGCCCTCGAGGCGCGGCGCATCACCACCCGGCCGACACGCCGCCGCCGATGA
- a CDS encoding TniQ family protein: protein MTGVRSLPIRVAPLPGEAIDSWLEAIAHRTGTAFGDLDTALHREDRTAAERVRRPSVWPVHLPPREVDTIAAAAELPAATVEAMTLARYDGIALSLNGRKGRAAAGLPWGRGRRSRYCPACLAVSGGRWQLRWRLGCVFACSEHHCLLADTCPHCGGFQRCRRPLREVIPSPGRCAHWSADTAAPSGLARCGADLTSAPVTRLRADHPALWAQQLVLDVLAAGQGTFGVYAERPLGAREVLADLHAVASRVLVYGTDAEIAERVPAGLADALARVRSSSASEALTSRGSELSGAGGAIATAVAVTAAAAVLDRPDIADAGEALRWLVHGGRRLGRQVNAGVKGDWGSATSTRLAAVQLAALRPLFVRAVDQLRYRSAADLPSYPTVSATAVNDAARRIPTLLWPEWSLRFTVPPCSPAQVRPALSAALMLVGTTLTVGEAADRLGSAVRADGVTRTLACLRSSPRWDDTLTALIRLADHLAAEPPPIDYERRRHLDYRGLLPDDMWKQICRRTGTPPGAGQKADFARCLLFERLSGLPADRSPFLAAGYDVRAKLSEFPRALTPALAAQVDAAAHRFLDDQGLGEEPVYWHPPRDLLDGLDLPGPDPNSVDLAALHDLTRRDHTALSEIARQLDTTLDVIRHLLVNHPAPASPPAAERFGRRATQAAAEEAVSRTEFVDLYCVQRRTLAEIAAMIGVSRKAAGRLARHHGITPQSGRPPVDPAWLHDQYVTQRRTLRELGHETGRSVPQMSRIAKDYGIPIRPPSEACRTGDAARRHRTSQ from the coding sequence ATGACCGGGGTGCGGTCCCTGCCGATCCGGGTCGCCCCGCTGCCCGGCGAGGCAATCGATTCCTGGCTCGAGGCCATCGCGCACCGCACCGGCACGGCGTTCGGTGACCTGGACACGGCCCTGCACCGCGAGGACCGGACTGCCGCCGAAAGGGTTCGGCGCCCGAGCGTGTGGCCGGTGCACCTGCCTCCACGGGAAGTGGACACCATCGCGGCGGCGGCGGAACTGCCCGCGGCCACTGTCGAAGCGATGACGTTGGCCCGCTACGACGGCATCGCCCTGTCGCTGAACGGTAGGAAGGGACGTGCGGCCGCGGGCCTGCCGTGGGGTCGCGGACGACGATCCCGATACTGCCCGGCCTGCCTCGCCGTCTCCGGCGGGCGATGGCAACTGCGCTGGCGGCTGGGGTGCGTATTCGCCTGCAGCGAACATCACTGCCTGCTGGCGGATACCTGCCCGCACTGCGGAGGCTTCCAACGGTGCAGGCGTCCCCTCCGTGAGGTGATTCCGAGTCCGGGCCGCTGCGCCCACTGGAGTGCGGACACCGCTGCGCCGAGTGGGCTCGCCCGGTGCGGGGCGGACCTGACCTCGGCACCGGTGACGCGGTTACGCGCGGATCACCCGGCGTTGTGGGCCCAGCAACTCGTGCTCGATGTCCTCGCGGCCGGCCAGGGCACCTTCGGTGTATACGCCGAGCGTCCCCTCGGGGCCCGCGAGGTTCTGGCCGATCTGCACGCAGTCGCATCCCGCGTCCTTGTCTACGGCACCGACGCGGAGATTGCCGAGCGGGTCCCCGCCGGCCTCGCCGACGCGCTGGCCCGGGTTCGGTCGTCTTCCGCATCGGAAGCACTGACGTCACGAGGATCGGAGCTCTCTGGTGCCGGCGGAGCGATCGCAACCGCCGTTGCGGTGACCGCGGCCGCCGCTGTGCTGGATCGGCCCGACATCGCCGACGCCGGTGAGGCGTTGCGGTGGCTGGTGCACGGCGGTCGGCGCCTGGGCCGGCAGGTCAACGCCGGCGTCAAGGGCGACTGGGGCAGCGCCACCAGCACGAGATTGGCGGCCGTCCAGCTCGCCGCGTTGCGGCCCCTGTTCGTGCGCGCCGTCGATCAGCTGCGGTATCGCAGCGCCGCCGACCTCCCGAGCTACCCGACTGTCAGTGCCACCGCCGTGAACGACGCCGCCCGCCGCATCCCGACCCTGCTCTGGCCGGAATGGTCGCTGCGGTTCACGGTGCCGCCGTGCAGCCCGGCGCAGGTCCGACCGGCCTTGTCGGCAGCACTGATGCTGGTGGGCACCACGCTCACCGTCGGCGAGGCCGCCGACCGCCTGGGATCGGCGGTCCGAGCCGACGGGGTCACCCGCACGCTGGCATGCCTGCGGAGCTCTCCTCGGTGGGACGACACCCTGACCGCGCTGATCCGGCTGGCAGACCACCTCGCCGCCGAGCCGCCACCGATCGACTACGAGCGGCGGCGCCATTTGGACTACCGCGGCTTACTACCCGACGACATGTGGAAACAGATCTGCCGCCGGACCGGAACACCCCCCGGCGCCGGTCAGAAGGCGGACTTCGCCCGCTGCCTGTTGTTCGAACGACTCAGCGGGCTCCCCGCCGACCGTTCCCCGTTCCTCGCGGCCGGCTACGACGTCCGCGCGAAACTGTCCGAGTTCCCGCGCGCCCTTACCCCCGCCCTGGCCGCGCAGGTCGACGCGGCGGCCCACCGGTTCCTCGACGATCAGGGGCTGGGCGAGGAACCGGTCTACTGGCATCCACCCCGGGACTTGCTCGACGGGCTTGACCTGCCCGGACCCGATCCGAATTCAGTGGACCTCGCCGCCCTCCACGACCTGACCCGCCGCGACCACACCGCGCTGTCGGAGATCGCACGGCAACTGGACACCACCCTCGATGTGATCCGCCACCTCCTCGTAAACCACCCAGCACCCGCATCGCCCCCTGCCGCAGAGCGGTTCGGACGACGCGCAACCCAGGCCGCGGCAGAGGAGGCGGTGAGCCGGACGGAGTTCGTCGACCTCTACTGCGTGCAACGCCGCACCCTCGCCGAGATCGCCGCGATGATCGGAGTCAGCAGGAAGGCGGCAGGTCGGCTGGCACGACACCACGGCATCACACCCCAGTCCGGTCGGCCCCCGGTCGATCCGGCATGGCTTCACGACCAGTACGTCACCCAGCGGCGAACACTGCGGGAACTCGGACACGAGACGGGGCGCAGCGTGCCGCAAATGAGCCGGATCGCGAAGGATTACGGCATCCCGATTCGCCCACCGAGCGAGGCCTGCCGTACCGGCGACGCTGCGCGCCGACACCGGACGTCCCAGTGA
- a CDS encoding helix-turn-helix transcriptional regulator, giving the protein MTPEVSGPGDTRIAAVEELLDIVVESHSGLTLATVTAEGDDAVTAALDAAAVLSSRGLPVVRSYPDLVTRQDIADRAEVSRQAVGNWVRGDRMQSDPFPAPVNLVGGGAWLWGDVVAWLRRQDYKIDDIEFPSMDDHVRIDAALVGAPRRTPKISGHLEAKVGFAPAVVGISRDWAGDSFQSSYALAV; this is encoded by the coding sequence GTGACCCCAGAAGTCTCCGGCCCAGGTGATACCCGGATCGCGGCGGTCGAGGAACTGCTGGACATCGTGGTGGAGTCGCACAGCGGTTTGACGCTTGCCACGGTGACCGCCGAGGGTGACGACGCGGTGACCGCGGCGCTGGACGCTGCGGCAGTGCTGTCGTCACGCGGCCTCCCGGTCGTGCGGTCGTACCCCGACCTGGTCACCCGCCAGGACATCGCCGACCGAGCCGAGGTATCGCGGCAAGCAGTCGGAAACTGGGTGCGCGGTGACCGCATGCAATCGGACCCTTTCCCGGCGCCGGTGAACCTGGTCGGTGGCGGCGCGTGGTTGTGGGGAGATGTTGTCGCGTGGCTCCGCCGACAGGATTACAAGATCGACGACATCGAGTTCCCCTCGATGGACGACCATGTCCGCATCGACGCGGCACTCGTCGGTGCCCCGAGAAGGACGCCGAAGATCAGCGGACATCTCGAGGCGAAGGTCGGGTTCGCCCCTGCCGTTGTCGGAATCAGCCGCGACTGGGCCGGGGACAGCTTTCAGTCGAGCTATGCACTAGCCGTATGA